Part of the Streptomyces antimycoticus genome, GGACGAGCGAGCCGCCCGGCCCCCGGAAGAACGTGGTCAGCGCCTCGCCGTCCCGTACGACGGCCGGGCTCGCCGTGGCCTTCGCGCCCAGGTCGGCGCCGGGGAGGGCGTCCTCGCCGGTGAGCCTGAGGAGCGCGGTGCCATGCGCCGGTACCTCGACGGTGTACGACCCGGTGTGCGTTCCGCGGTCGGCACGGGCCCGCAGGTCACGGACCGCGACCGCGCCGCCCAGCGCCGCATCGGAGAAGTTCACGGTGCGCTCGACGGGCTGGTCCGAGCGGTTGAGCAGGACGACCGCACGCCGGCCATGACCCGAGAGGACCTTGCTGTAGACATCGCCGACGGAGTCGGTGGCCACCCGCACGCCCTGGACGGCCAGCGGGTCCTGGTCGACGGCGATGATCTCCGGGTTGCGCAGCGTCCGGAGCATCGAGTCGGACAGGGTACGGGGATCGGAGCCCAGGACGAGCGGGGAGCCCATCTCGGCCCACATCACGAACTGCGTGGTGGACTCCTCCTCCGACAACTCGTACGACCCGTCGGTCATGCGGCGCATCGGGATCAGATAGTCCGGGTCGTTGTAGTGGCCGGGCCCCTGGGCCTCGGGGTGCCAGGCGTTGGCGTCCATATTGCGCAGCACATTGGGCCACTGGCCGGGGCTCGGGGTGCCCCAGGCGATATCGGTGCCGGTGCGCCAGGAGTCCGCGGCCGTCGGGGCGTAGGCGTAGGTGTTGTGCGCGTCCTGCTCGGGGGTGTGCGGGAGGCCCCAGTCATCGGTGAGCGGGTTGCACAGATTCAGCAGCATCCGGCGTCCGGACTTCGCGACCGCGTCGCTGAACTCCTTGAACGCCGGTCCCGGGTCGAGCTTCTCGCTGATGCCGCACAGGAAGTCGACCTTGATCGCGTCGACCTTCCACTGGGCGAACTGCCGTGCGTCCTCGGTGTAGTGGCCACGGCTGCCGAGGCCGCAGCTCTTGCCGCCGTCGTAGGTGCCCGCGTCGGTGTAGATCCCGGCCCGCAGACCGCGTTGATGCAGGTAGGAGACGAGGGCCGGGATGCCGGAGGGGAACCGGTCCGGATGGGCCGCCAACCGTCCCTGCGCGTCCCGGGGGTTGTCGGCCTGCCAGCCGCCGTCCAGCCACACGATGTCGTACCCGCTGTCGCGCAGCCCGCTGCTGACGAGCCGGTCGGCGACCGCGCGCACCTCCTTCTCGGTGGGCGCCCCCAGTCCGTAGTAGGTGTTCCACCCCATATAGGGCGTCGGGGCGAGCCCGCTGTCGTAGTAGTCGGGCGCCCCCTGGTCCACGGCGGGGGAGGCCATGGCCATGGGAGCCGCGGTCGTGGCCAGGACCAGGGCGGTCGCGGTCGCGACGGCGCCGCGGGTCAGCGTTCGGTGGCGGGGTCTGTGCGCGGGCGGGTGTGAAGTCACGTGCCTCTCCGGAGGGTTGGGAAGCAGGAGGAGATATGACGCGGCCGCCCTCGGACGGGCGTCGGCGGCGTCACGGCGATGACTGTGGCCCGCGGCCGAAACCCTGTCAAGAATTATTCCTAATTTATTCAAACAGCCCTCCGGTGAGCGCCGGCCTTCCGGGAGCCGCTGCCGCGCCCGAGGCAGCGACATCCATAATTTTTATCGCAAGCATTCGAAACATAAATGAGATTGAGGGAAGACCTTGAGATCCCTGGTCGCTTCACCCCACGAGACCTTCTCGCCCGAGGCGAGCGAGGAGGCTCGCACGAGGCGAGGGAGAGACTCATGGCACAGGCGTTCATCACGGGCGGTTCGGGGTTCATCGGCCAGGTGCTGGTACGCCGGCTCCGCGACGAGGGGCACACGGTCCGTGTTCTGGTCAGAAGCGAGGCGTCGGCCGCGAAGGTGTCCGCGCTGGGCGCGGAGCCTGTACGCGGCGAGTTGACCGACCCGGCCACGTGGCGGAATGAGGTGACGGGCAGCGACGTGGTGTTCCACCTCGCTGCCGAGACGGATATCACCGCTGACCGTGCGCGTCATGAACATGTATCGGTCCGCGGCACCCAGGCAGCCGTCGACGCGGCCCGCCACGCGCAGGTGCCTCGGTTCGTCCACTGCGGGAGCGAGGCAGCCCTCCTGGCCGGCGACCCGCTCGTCGACGTCGATGAAACCGCGCCGCTGCGACCGGACTCGCCAGCCGCCTACTGCGCGGCGAAGGCCGCCGCCGAGAAGATCGTGCTCGATGCGAACACCCCCGGCTTCGCCACGGTGTCGATCCGCCCCAGGTTCGTCTGGGGTCCCGGCAGCATCCTCATCGAGGGCCTGGTAGCCGCGGCGAGGGCGGGAGAGTTCGCCTGGATCGACGGAGCCCGGTACACGACCGACGTCACCTTTGTCGACAACGCCGTCGAGGGCCTCATCCTCGGATGGCTGCGCGGCCGGCCGGGTCAGGTCTACTTCATCACCGACCAGCACCGTGTCATCCTGCGCGAGTTCATGGAGACGTTGTTCGGGATCTATGGCGTCGATACGCCGATCCCCGACCTGGACGCCGAGACCGCCGTCCACGAGGTCCCCGTTCCCGCCCGGTGGTTCCTCGGGCAGTCGTGCATTCTGCGGACGGACAAAGCCGTGGCCGAACTCGATTACCAGCCCATGGTTTCCCATGCCGCCGGTCTGGACGCCGTCCGGAAGTCGGTGGCCGCCGACGGCGCGTGAAACTGCCACACACGGCGCCCGTCGCGGGCCGACCACACGCTTTCCCGCACTGGCCACGGCGCGCCTGAATTTTCGGTACAGCAGATCCGGCGAACGGAAGCCGGTTATTTGGAGTGCGATATGTTCGAAGCTATCAATTGGCCCGAGACCATGGTTCCCAGCCGCTCACCGATCCACTTCACCAACGAGCTCGAGGTCGAAGCGTCTCCGGAAAGGATTTGGTCCCTGCTCGTGGACCCCAAGGCTTGGCCCAGCTTCTACCCGGGCGTCGAGCATGTCCAGCTGCTTGACGGCCACGAGTCACTGCGCCTTGGCACACGGTTCGAAACCAACCTGGCCGGACAAGACGTCTTCGCGTCGGTACAGGAGTTTGAGCCTGTGTCGCGCATCGCCTGGGGTGGTTACCCGAAGGTTTCGGAAGAATCCAAGGCCCACCATGCCTGGATCATCACCCCCACTTCCAAGGGATGCCACCTTTGGACGGAAGAGACGATGCAGGGCCCGCACTGGATCGAAATGGCGAAGCCGGCCCCCGACGTCTATTGGCGCACCCACGAGGAGCTTCTTGCGGCGCTCGCCAAGGTAGCGACCGATCCTGGGTACGCCGTCGGACGTTCCTGATCAGCATTTCAATACCGAGGCCCTCTGAACCGCTACGGTTCAGAGGGCCTCGGTTCTGCCCATACACGTTATGCGGGGCGAGGCGCCGCCTCCGCCTCTGCGGCGCGGGCGAGGCATTCGACCCAGTCCTGGTGATAACGATAGAGCGCACCGGGATTCTTGCGCCCGAGCTCCTCGAGGAAGAAGGGGCCCTGCTGCGTTTCCTCGCTCAGCACGTGACAACCGTCGTCCGTGGGCGTGATGACCCAGCCGTGGTACGCACTTGAGCCGGTTTCGTCACCGTCGACGAATGTCTCCCACGAGAGCCTGCTGAAGGGCTTGTGCTCCGTCACCCTCAGACTCATGGGAAAGCCAACCGTCACCCGGCTGTACTGGGTTCCGAGCGCCAGTTCCAGCTCACCGCCAAGGATTTTGACCTGATCCTCGGGAGGAAAGTAGCTCGACCAGTTCTCGGCGTCGACGAGCAGCTTCCACACCACTTCGGGCGGCGCCTTCACGTCGATGTCGTTGAGCGCGTAGATAGCTGATGCCATCGGGTCATACCGCTCGGGCCAATTCACCTTGTCATACATCGGTTGTTCCTCCTTCTTGGGCATTCTGGAGATTCAATGCATGTCAACTGGTGGGGCTGTGGATTGATTCCTCTGTCGCCCGGACTTTGACCTTCGTATGTGTGATGACTCCCCCTTGAGCGGTCGATGGCACCCCCGCCAGGGCAGGCGGATCGCAAAGGCCGCCGCACAGGTCATCGTGTGCGGCGGCCTTCGTCGATGATGGGTCTCCTTGCGGTCTCCTTACGGTCTACTTGTCGTCGATGCGCCCGATCGGG contains:
- a CDS encoding glycoside hydrolase family 27 protein: MTSHPPAHRPRHRTLTRGAVATATALVLATTAAPMAMASPAVDQGAPDYYDSGLAPTPYMGWNTYYGLGAPTEKEVRAVADRLVSSGLRDSGYDIVWLDGGWQADNPRDAQGRLAAHPDRFPSGIPALVSYLHQRGLRAGIYTDAGTYDGGKSCGLGSRGHYTEDARQFAQWKVDAIKVDFLCGISEKLDPGPAFKEFSDAVAKSGRRMLLNLCNPLTDDWGLPHTPEQDAHNTYAYAPTAADSWRTGTDIAWGTPSPGQWPNVLRNMDANAWHPEAQGPGHYNDPDYLIPMRRMTDGSYELSEEESTTQFVMWAEMGSPLVLGSDPRTLSDSMLRTLRNPEIIAVDQDPLAVQGVRVATDSVGDVYSKVLSGHGRRAVVLLNRSDQPVERTVNFSDAALGGAVAVRDLRARADRGTHTGSYTVEVPAHGTALLRLTGEDALPGADLGAKATASPAVVRDGEALTTFFRGPGGSLVQQADGRTRDLGGPAHEKILGQPAAYASADGRIDVFVRGADSRAYRRVFSHGRWGGWQDLGGKLTDAPSVAFTDPAHWTLFARGADGRIAQRGPSSGWSSLGAPGDRPTYGRPSAVVDAQGTVQLAVRTAADEVWTRSRDASGQWSAWSSLGGTVSGSPTLVAVGDAVVLFARGGDYTLWQQRYENGAWQSWSKRQEFPSAAFDGALGAVAGQDGVIDAVYRGVDGSVHRTQFK
- a CDS encoding NAD-dependent epimerase/dehydratase family protein; this translates as MAQAFITGGSGFIGQVLVRRLRDEGHTVRVLVRSEASAAKVSALGAEPVRGELTDPATWRNEVTGSDVVFHLAAETDITADRARHEHVSVRGTQAAVDAARHAQVPRFVHCGSEAALLAGDPLVDVDETAPLRPDSPAAYCAAKAAAEKIVLDANTPGFATVSIRPRFVWGPGSILIEGLVAAARAGEFAWIDGARYTTDVTFVDNAVEGLILGWLRGRPGQVYFITDQHRVILREFMETLFGIYGVDTPIPDLDAETAVHEVPVPARWFLGQSCILRTDKAVAELDYQPMVSHAAGLDAVRKSVAADGA
- a CDS encoding SRPBCC domain-containing protein encodes the protein MFEAINWPETMVPSRSPIHFTNELEVEASPERIWSLLVDPKAWPSFYPGVEHVQLLDGHESLRLGTRFETNLAGQDVFASVQEFEPVSRIAWGGYPKVSEESKAHHAWIITPTSKGCHLWTEETMQGPHWIEMAKPAPDVYWRTHEELLAALAKVATDPGYAVGRS
- a CDS encoding SRPBCC domain-containing protein gives rise to the protein MPKKEEQPMYDKVNWPERYDPMASAIYALNDIDVKAPPEVVWKLLVDAENWSSYFPPEDQVKILGGELELALGTQYSRVTVGFPMSLRVTEHKPFSRLSWETFVDGDETGSSAYHGWVITPTDDGCHVLSEETQQGPFFLEELGRKNPGALYRYHQDWVECLARAAEAEAAPRPA